The genomic DNA GCCGATGACGTCGGGCGGCACGATTTCCTGCTGACGCCGTGCAGCCTCGATACCTTCCGCCATTTCTATCCCAACAAGCCGCTGCATCGCGGCTGTTTCGGCAATCTCGCCGCCGCGCTGGCGCCATATGGCGTCACCGAGGACATGATCCCAAGTGCGTTCAACTGCTTCATGAATGTGCCGGTCGATGGCGAGACGGGGAAGCTGCGCGTGCTGCCGCCGCTCAGCAAGGCGGGCGATCGGATCACCTTCCGCGCCGAGATGGACCTGGTGATCGGGCTGACGGCGTGCGCCGCTTATGACTCGAACGGCGGCAGCTTCAAGCCGATCGATTATCTGATCCGTTGAACGACAAACCCCGGCTGCCTTGCGGCAACCGGGGCCTTGTTCGACACCTGCACCCATTCGGGGGCAGTGCCGGCGCCGAAGCGGATACGTTCCGCTTAGCCGAGCAGCTTGAGCACGCCCTGCTGCGACTGGTTCGCCTGGCTCAGCATCGCGGTCGATGCCTGGCTCAGGATCTGTGCCTTGGCGAGGTTGGTCGTCTCGGTCGAGAAGTCGGCATCTTCGATCCGGCTGCGCGCGTCGCTGAGGTTCGTCGCGTTGCTGGTCAGGTTGTTCACCGCGCTCTCGAGGCGGTTCTGCGCTGCGCCGAGGCCGGCGCGCGTGGTGGCGACGCTCGCGATCGCCGTGTCGAACTTGGCGAGATCGACCGTGGCGAGGCGTGGATCGGTGCCGGTCGCGGTGAAGTCGACGATCTGGCTCAGCTCGCCCACGGCGGGCGGGCCGGCGGCATAGGCTGCGTCGAGCTTGGGCAGGGCCAGCGTCACGGTGTCGCTGGCGTTTGCGCCGGCCTGGATCGTGATGTTGTTGTTGGCGGTCGCGAACAGGTTCTTGCCGTTGAACGCGGTGTTCTTGACGACCGACTGGATCTGCTGCGCCAGCGCTTCCTGCTCGGCGGTGATGTTCGACGCGTCGGTCGTCGAATAGGTGCCGTTGGTCTTCTGGACCTGCAGCTCGCGCATGCGCTGGAGCATGTTGCTGACTTCGTCGAGCGCGCCCTCTGCGGTCTGCGCCATCGAGATGCCGTCGTTGGCGTTGCGGATCCCCTGGTTCATGCC from Sphingomonas radiodurans includes the following:
- a CDS encoding DUF1989 domain-containing protein gives rise to the protein MTEAVRIAERSGTAFRLDAGATLEVIDPMGCQVSDLLAFNADDVDEAISAGRTFDYAETIYLTTGHSLYSNRSRAMLAIVADDVGRHDFLLTPCSLDTFRHFYPNKPLHRGCFGNLAAALAPYGVTEDMIPSAFNCFMNVPVDGETGKLRVLPPLSKAGDRITFRAEMDLVIGLTACAAYDSNGGSFKPIDYLIR
- a CDS encoding flagellin N-terminal helical domain-containing protein → MTVIGSNISSLRASNASAKAQDMLATSMERLSTGKRINSAKDDAAGLAIASSMTSQIRGMNQGIRNANDGISMAQTAEGALDEVSNMLQRMRELQVQKTNGTYSTTDASNITAEQEALAQQIQSVVKNTAFNGKNLFATANNNITIQAGANASDTVTLALPKLDAAYAAGPPAVGELSQIVDFTATGTDPRLATVDLAKFDTAIASVATTRAGLGAAQNRLESAVNNLTSNATNLSDARSRIEDADFSTETTNLAKAQILSQASTAMLSQANQSQQGVLKLLG